A region of Sugiyamaella lignohabitans strain CBS 10342 chromosome A, complete sequence DNA encodes the following proteins:
- the SNF12 gene encoding Snf12p (73 kDa subunit of the SWI/SNF chromatin remodeling complex; involved in transcriptional regulation; relocates to the cytosol under hypoxic conditions; deletion mutants are temperature-sensitive; SNF12 has a paralog, RSC6, that arose from the whole genome duplication; GO_component: GO:0016514 - SWI/SNF complex [Evidence IDA] [PMID 18644858]; GO_component: GO:0016514 - SWI/SNF complex [Evidence IDA] [PMID 8127913]; GO_component: GO:0005829 - cytosol [Evidence IDA] [PMID 22932476]; GO_component: GO:0005634 - nucleus [Evidence IEA,IEA]; GO_component: GO:0005634 - nucleus [Evidence IDA] [PMID 22932476]; GO_function: GO:0015616 - DNA translocase activity [Evidence IDA] [PMID 17188033]; GO_process: GO:0045944 - positive regulation of transcription from RNA polymerase II promoter [Evidence IGI] [PMID 8804308]; GO_process: GO:0045944 - positive regulation of transcription from RNA polymerase II promoter [Evidence IMP] [PMID 8816487]; GO_process: GO:0061412 - positive regulation of transcription from RNA polymerase II promoter in response to amino acid starvation [Evidence IMP] [PMID 10549298]; GO_process: GO:0006355 - regulation of transcription, DNA-templated [Evidence IEA]; GO_process: GO:0006351 - transcription, DNA-templated [Evidence IEA]): MECADDPDVVIENNIVEWHEPAPAAAAAAAQSIEFDVLDIRRKGDRNVNAKITMQLKEYPDTFKLSPQLSKILAIKEETKAGVVVALWHYIKFHKLQDNDEKRLIKCDAALKELFGRDMILFPHIMDLLTPHLSPRDPIVINYVVRVDRDQPVGETAYDIEIEVDDPVRAELTKTLETWYNDQPQILDIDNHIALAVQALNTSRLKRDFFSQLAQEPSEFIKKWIASQARDLKIITSDKGFNEEEARHSSFYTDELVSQNIHLLLNK; the protein is encoded by the coding sequence TGCTGACGACCCAGATGTGGTTATCGAGAATAATATCGTTGAATGGCACGAaccagctcctgctgctgctgcggctgctgctcagAGTATTGAATTCGATGTATTGGATATTCGAAGAAAGGGTGACAGAAATGTCAATGCTAAGATTACTATGCAGTTGAAAGAGTATCCAGATACCTTCAAACTTTCGCCACAGTTATCCAAGATATTAGCTATCAaggaagaaacaaaagCTGGTGTAGTAGTCGCTCTGTGGCATTATATCAAATTCCATAAACTACAAGATAACGACGAAAAGCGACTTATCAAGTGCGATGCTGCTTTAAAAGAGCTCTTTGGCCGTGACATGATTCTGTTCCCTCACATAATGGATCTTCTTACACCTCACTTGAGTCCTAGAGACCCAATTGTGATCAACTACGTAGTAAGAGTAGACAGGGACCAGCCAGTTGGTGAGACTGCCTATGATATCGAGATCGAAGTTGATGATCCAGTACGAGCAGAGCTGACAAAAACTCTTGAAACTTGGTATAACGACCAACCACAAATCCTCGATATCGATAACCACATCGCTCTGGCGGTTCAGGCTCTCAACACTTCGCGACTTAAACGCGACTTCTTTTCCCAATTGGCACAGGAACCTTCCGAGTTCATTAAGAAGTGGATTGCTTCTCAAGCTCGCGACCTCAAGATAATCACCAGTGACAAAGGTTTcaacgaagaagaagcccGACACTCGTCCTTCTACACTGATGAGCTTGTTAGCCAGAACATCCACCTCCTGCtcaacaaataa
- the BET2 gene encoding Bet2p (Beta subunit of Type II geranylgeranyltransferase; required for vesicular transport between the endoplasmic reticulum and the Golgi; provides a membrane attachment moiety to Rab-like proteins Ypt1p and Sec4p; GO_component: GO:0005968 - Rab-protein geranylgeranyltransferase complex [Evidence IDA] [PMID 8183917]; GO_component: GO:0005968 - Rab-protein geranylgeranyltransferase complex [Evidence IPI] [PMID 8232542]; GO_component: GO:0005968 - Rab-protein geranylgeranyltransferase complex [Evidence IDA] [PMID 8583924]; GO_component: GO:0005968 - Rab-protein geranylgeranyltransferase complex [Evidence IDA] [PMID 8756702]; GO_function: GO:0004663 - Rab geranylgeranyltransferase activity [Evidence IEA]; GO_function: GO:0004663 - Rab geranylgeranyltransferase activity [Evidence IDA] [PMID 8756702]; GO_function: GO:0003824 - catalytic activity [Evidence IEA]; GO_function: GO:0046872 - metal ion binding [Evidence IEA]; GO_function: GO:0004659 - prenyltransferase activity [Evidence IEA]; GO_function: GO:0016740 - transferase activity [Evidence IEA]; GO_process: GO:0006888 - ER to Golgi vesicle-mediated transport [Evidence IMP] [PMID 3312234]; GO_process: GO:0006888 - ER to Golgi vesicle-mediated transport [Evidence IMP] [PMID 8232541]; GO_process: GO:0018344 - protein geranylgeranylation [Evidence IDA] [PMID 8756702]; GO_process: GO:0006612 - protein targeting to membrane [Evidence IMP] [PMID 1903184]), whose amino-acid sequence MEDALDEIDADKTAQYVLSLQKAGGEVMGDEYGEIDTRFIYIAAQCLSILGKLDKFNTDGAVDFIRRCQNFDGGFGLVPGAESHAGQIFTAIAALDILGRLDIVNVDLVSWWLCERQLPSGGLNGRPEKLPDVCYSWWVLSALSILNRLDWIDGSKLRQFILEAQDLETGGIADRKGDMPDVFHTIFGIAGLSLLGYENLKKINPTYCLTQRVVDKIRKN is encoded by the coding sequence ATGGAAGATGCATTAGACGAAATCGATGCTGATAAGACCGCTCAGTACGTTCTGTCGCTTCAGAAAGCTGGTGGCGAAGTAATGGGTGATGAGTATGGCGAAATTGATACTAGATTTATATACATTGCAGCCCAATGTCTGTCAATTCTAGGGAAACTGGACAAATTCAACACTGACGGGGCTGTGGACTTTATTCGACGATGCCAGAACTTTGACGGTGGTTTTGGTCTTGTACCTGGAGCCGAGAGTCATGCTGGTCAGATATTCACTGCCATTGCGGCTCTAGATATTCTCGGACGTCTTGATATTGTCAATGTCGACCTTGTCTCGTGGTGGCTCTGTGAACGTCAGCTTCCCTCCGGTGGTCTGAACGGACGGCCTGAAAAACTCCCTGACGTATGCTACAGCTGGTGGGTACTCTCTGCACTCTCAATATTAAACAGACTAGACTGGATAGATGGCAGCAAACTACGACAATTCATCTTAGAAGCCCAAGACCTCGAGACGGGAGGCATAGCTGACCGCAAGGGCGACATGCCCGACGTCTTTCACACAATTTTCGGCATCGCAGGACTCAGTCTCCTTGGCTATGAGAACctcaaaaaaatcaaccCCACCTACTGTCTGACCCAGCGTGTCGTTGACAAGATCAGAAAGAACTAG